A single genomic interval of Hippoglossus stenolepis isolate QCI-W04-F060 chromosome 24, HSTE1.2, whole genome shotgun sequence harbors:
- the zgc:110699 gene encoding ras-related and estrogen-regulated growth inhibitor, which yields MVPVKLLILGAQNTGKTALCVRFITKRFIGEYDHKKEVTYRCSRLVDQETVDLEILDIACKESTVASLESSIRWADGFLLLYSITQRLSFLEVPRLKELIEQTKQSLVVPTVLVANKADLEIGREVTAEEGQRMAKDLRCGFRELSVAEAISAVEAAVFQLIRLVLDQQRPLPDRRSYMLTVRHALTRKLTRSKTMQW from the exons ATGGTTCCAGTTAAACTCCTCATTCTGGGAGCTCAGAACACTGGAAAAACAG cGCTGTGCGTCCGTTTCATAACTAAACGCTTCATTGGCGAATACGACCATAAAAAGG AGGTGACCTACAGATGTAGTCGGCTGGTGGACCAGGAAACTGTTGACCTGGAGATTTTGGACATAGCTTGTAAG GAGAGCACTGTGGCTTCTCTGGAGTCGTCTATCCGCTGGGCTGATGGTTTCCTGCTGCTCTACTCCATCACACAGCGCCTCAGCTTCCTGGAGGTCCCGCGCCTCAAGGAACTCATcgaacaaaccaaacagagcCTGG tcgtTCCTACAGTGCTAGTAGCCAATAAGGCCGATTTGGAAATAGGGCGGGAGGTGACAGCAGAGGAAGGACAGCGAATGGCCAAGGATTTAAG gTGTGGTTTCAGGGAGCTGTCAGTGGCCGAAGCCATTTCAGCTGTGGAGGCAGCAGTGTTTCAACTCATCAG GCTGGTGTTGGATCAGCAGCGGCCTCTGCCTGACCGGCGCTCCTACATGCTGACGGTTCGCCACGCTCTGACCAGGAAACTGACGCGATCCAAGACCATGCAGTGGTGA
- the unc50 gene encoding protein unc-50 homolog, which yields MLPTTTPHSNGAPGSRDAARHTAGAKRYKYLRRLLHFGQMDFDFAMWQMLYLFTSPQRVYRNFHYRKQTKDQWARDDPAFLVLLSIWLCVSTLGFGLVLDMGVLETLKLLLWVVFVDCIGVGLLISTLMWFISNKYLLKQPSRNLDVEWGYAFDVHLNAFYPLLLILHFLQLFFINHIVVINSDWFLGYFVGNTLWLIAIGYYLYITFLGYNALPFLQNTVVLLYPFALLGLFYVLSVSLGWNFTQSLCSFYKFRVQ from the exons ATGTTGCCGACCACCACGCCGCACAGCAACGGCGCCCCCGGCTCCAGAGACGCAGCGCGCCACACAGCGGGCGCCAAACGCTACAAGTACCTGAGGCGGCTGCTGCATTTTGGACAGATGGACTTTGATTTTGCCATGTGGCAGATGCTGTACTTGTTCACGTCGCCACAGAGGGTCTACCGCAACTTCCACTACAGGAAACAGACCAAGGACCAGTGGGCCAGGGACGACCCTGCGTTCCTGGTGCTGCTCAGCATCTGGCTGTGTG TGTCAACATTAGGCTTTGGTCTGGTGCTGGACATGGGTGTCCTGGAAACtctgaaactgctgctgtgggtGGTTTTTGTCGACTGTATAGGAGTTGGTCTGCTCATATCGACGCTCATGTG gTTTATCAGCAACAAGTACCTTCTAAAGCAACCCAGCAGAAATTTAGATGTTGAGTGGGGCTACGCGTTTGATGTTCACCTCAATGCGTTCTACCCACTGTTACTCATCCTGCACTTTCTGCAGCTCTTCTTCATCAACC ataTTGTGGTGATAAACTCAGACTGGTTCCTGGGATACTTTGTCGGAAACACTTTGTGGCTCATCGCCATCGGTTATTATCTCTACATCACCTTCTTAGGGTACAATG CTCTTCCCTTCCTGCAGAACACGGTGGTGCTGCTCTACCCCTTCGCTCTGCTCGGCCTCTTCTACgtcctctccgtctctctgggCTGGAACTTCACTCAGAGCCTCTGCTCATTCTACAAATTCAGAGTCCAGTAA
- the LOC118103493 gene encoding NADH-ubiquinone oxidoreductase 75 kDa subunit, mitochondrial-like, with translation MLRLPTVGQALARAAKSSLAPSNTVRTSVRAASNMVEVFVDGKPVEVEPGTTVLQACEKVGIQIPRFCYHERLSVAGNCRMCLVEIEKAPKPVAACAMPVMKGWNILTNSEKTRKAREGVMEFLLANHPLDCPICDQGGECDLQDQSMQFGSDRSRFSEGKRAVEDKNIGPLIKTIMTRCIQCTRCVRFASEIAGVEDLGTTGRGNNLQIGTYVEKMFMSELSGNVIDICPVGALTSKPYAFTARPWETRKTESIDVLDAVGSNIVVSTRGGEVMRVMPRLNEDVNEEWISDKTRFSYDGLKRQRLTQPMVKDDSGQLTATTWEDALTRVAGALQSVQGSEVAAIAGGMADAEALVSLKDLLNRLDSENLCTEEVFPMAGAGTDLRSNYLLNSRITGIEDCDLLLLIGTNPRYEAPMFNARVRKSWLHNELHVAMVGHSVDLSYTYDHLGEETSVLKELADGTHPFCQVLSAAKRPVVVVGSSALQREDGAAILGAVSTIAQNARTSSGVEEGWKVLNVLHRVASQVAALDLGYKAGVDAIRKNPPKVLFLLGADAGCITRADLPKDSLIIYQGHHGDVGATMADIILPGAAYTEKNATYVNTEGRSQHTRVAVTAPGMAREDWKIIRAVSDLAGVALPYDTVDEVRARLEEVSPNLVRYDDIQEANYFKQAIELAQAVNQDLIAAPLVPPQLTVKDFYMTDSISRASQTMAKCVKAVTEGAAAVDEPSIC, from the exons ATGTTGCGACTGCCGACTGTCGGTCAGGCTCTAGCCCGAGCTGCCAAGAGCAGTCTGGCTCCCTCCAACACCG TGCGTACATCAGTGCGGGCTGCCAGCAACATGGTGGAAGTGTTTGTGGATGGGAAACCAGTGGAGGTGGAGCCAGGAACCACTGTCCTCCAG GCGTGTGAGAAAGTAGGAATCCAGATCCCCAGGTTCTGTTACCATGAGCGCCTCTCAGTGGCAGGAAACTGCCGTATGTGCTTGGTGGAGATCGAGAAAGCTCCAAAG CCGGTAGCAGCCTGTGCCATGCCCGTCATGAAGGGTTGGAACATCCTCACCAACTCAGAGAAAACACGCAAAGCCAG AGAAGGGGTGATGGAGTTCCTGCTAGCCAACCACCCACTGGACTGCCCCATCTGTGATCAGGGAGGAGAGTGTGATCTGCAG GATCAATCCATGCAGTTTGGTTCAGACCGCAGTCGTTTCTCAGAAGGGAAGAGAGCAGTGGAGGACAAAAACATCGGGCCGCTTATTAAGACCATCATGACCCGCTGCATCCAGTGCACCCGCTGTGTCCG tttTGCCAGTGAGATCGCTGGTGTGGAAGACCTGGGaacaacaggaagaggaaacaacCTGCAGATCGGGACGTACGTAGAGAAGATGTTTATGTCAGAGTTGTCAGGCAACGTTATCGACATCTGTCCCGTCGGAGCGCTCACCTCCAAACCCTATGCATTCACCGCACGACCATGGGAGACGAG GAAAACCGAGTCGATCGACGTGTTGGATGCTGTGGGCAGTAACATCGTGGTGAGCaccagaggaggtgaggtgaTGAGGGTGATGCCCAGGCTGAATGAAGACGTCAATGAAGAATGGATCTCTGACAAGACCAG gttctCCTACGACGGTCTGAAGAGACAGAGGTTGACTCAGCCAATGGTTAAGGACGATTCAGGTCAGCTGACTGCCACCACCTGGGAGGATGCTCTCACTCGTGTCGCTGGAgca ctgcagaGCGTGCAGGGCAGCGAGGTTGCAGCCATCGCGGGAGGGATGGCTGACGCTGAAGCTCTGGTCTCCCTCAAAGACCTCCTCAATAGATTAGACTCAGAAAACCTCTGCACCGAGGAGGTCTTCCCCATGGCGGGGGCAGG CACTGACCTGCGCTCCAACTACCTGTTGAACTCGCGCATCACTGGCATTGAGGActgtgatctgctgctgctcatagGAACCAACCCGCGCTACGAAGCCCCGATGTTCAACGCCAGAGTCCGCAAGAG ctgGCTCCATAATGAGCTGCATGTCGCCATGGTGGGTCACAGTGTTGACCTGAGCTACACGTACGACCACCTGGGAGAGGAGACTTCGGTGCTGAAGGAGCTGGCTGACGGCACACACCCCTTCTGCCAG GTGCTTTCAGCTGCTAAGCGcccagtggtggtggtgggcagCAGTGCTCTGCAGCGAGAAGACGGAGCTGCCATTTTGGGTGCCGTCTCCACCATCGCTCAAAACGCAAGGACCAGCagtggggtggaggaggggtggaaAGTCCTCAACGTCCTGCACAG agTGGCCAGTCAGGTGGCTGCGTTGGATCTGGGCTACAAGGCCGGTGTGGACGCCATCAGGAAGAATCCACCCAAAGTCCTGTTCCTGCTGGGAGCTGATGCCGGCTGCATCACGAGAGCTGACCTGCCTAAAGACAGCCTCATCATCTATCAGG GTCACCATGGCGACGTAGGAGCAACAATGGCAGACATCATCCTACCCGGCGCAGCgtacacagagaaaaatgcCACTTATGTGAACACTGAAGGCAGAAGCCAGCACACCCGGGTGGCCGTCACCGCCCCTGGAATGGCCCGAGAGGACTGGAAGATCATCAGAGCTGTGTCTGAT ctggCTGGAGTGGCGCTGCCCTACGACACCGTGGATGAGGTCCGAGCCAGACTAGAGGAGGTTTCTCCTAATCTGGTGCGGTACGACGACATTCAGGAGGCAAACTACTTCAAACAAGCAATCGAACTTGCCCAG GCAGTGAATCAGGACCTCatagcagctcctctggtgCCACCTCAGCTGACTGTGAAGGACTTCTACATGACAG actccATTAGCAGGGCTTCGCAGACGATGGCCAAATGTGTCAAAGCCGTCACAGAAGGAGCCGCTGCTGTCGACGAGCCATCGATTTGCTAA
- the LOC118103139 gene encoding inosine-uridine preferring nucleoside hydrolase-like → MSKLIIDVDTGVDDAQAIMMALAAPGVEILGITCCHGNTPLQNVLKNTLRVLKVCNRLDIPVYRGCGEPLLACKRNAGDYHGKDGLGDSPDPDAPGLDLLNGRNAVKAMIKMVKENPGEVTLVATGPLTNLAVAVQLAPNFHEKLKALYIMGGNTESRGNTSVCGEFNFVADTEAAYIVLDRYTCPTYIATWEFSCRSSLPWSFCDTWLAQDTEKAAFMKKISNLSMMRARSADYQKESTAGKGFNSCDTYAMAAAIDNTIITESEEVAVTVELEGTHTRGMMVVDYMEMLKKKHKVTIMKTVDLEKFKNLLMNALK, encoded by the exons ATGTCGAAGTTGATCATCGATGTGGACACAGGGGTGGATGATGCTCAGGCCATCATGATGGCCCTCGCGGCCCCTGGCGTGGAGATCCTGGGCATCAcctgctgccatggcaacacgCCCCTGCAGAACGTGCTCAAGAACACGCTGCGCGTCCTGAAAGTCTGCAACAGGCTGGAT ATCCCGGTGTATCGCGGCTGTGGAGAGCCCCTGCTGGCCTGTAAAAGAAACGCTGGAGATTACCACGGGAAGGACGGGCTGGGCGACTCCCCAGATCCGGATGCTCCGGGCCTGGATCTGCTGAACGGTCGGAACGCTGTGAAGGCCATGATCAAGATGGTGAAAGAGAACCCTGGAGAG GTGACCCTGGTGGCCACGGGCCCCCTCACTAACCTGGCTGTAGCAGTACAACTGGCGCCCAACTTCCATGAGAAGCTGAAGGCCCTCTACATCATGGGAGGAAACACTGAAT ccaggGGCAACACCTCTGTGTGCGGAGAGTTCAACTTTGTGGCCGATACCGAGGCTGCCTACATTGTGTTGGACCGCTACACCTGCCCCACCTACATCGCCACCTGGGagttcagctgcaggagcagtcTGCCGTGG TCTTTCTGTGACACGTGGTTGGCCCAAGACACAGAGAAGGCCGCCTTCATGAAAAAGATTTCCAACCTTTCGATGATG AGAGCTCGGTCGGCCGACTATCAAAAGGAGAGCACAGCCGGAAAAGGCTTCAACTCCTGCGACACCTACGCCATGGCTGCAGCCATCGACAACACAATCATAACAGAGAGTGAAGAG GTGGCAGTGACGGTTGAGCTGGAGGGGACCCACACCCGGGGCATGATGGTGGTGGACTACATGGAGAtgctgaagaagaaacacaaggtCACCATCATGAAGACGGTCGACCTGGAGAAGTTCAAGAATCTGCTCATGAATGCTCTCAAGTAG
- the LOC118103620 gene encoding protein-tyrosine kinase 2-beta: protein MSLSSSGVCVWCVCVMSGDTSTLSWRSMSPTSRSDSLDFSPTATVARDNILQVKIIKVCFLSNSSNLGKNFKLVRCEEGWAVKDIIHVVLCSGCVGPEIKHSLCYSLLLKHLKSSEKHWLHPDLTVSELTQRYEQQHLEAEWRYDLRLRYIPSDFMEKFKEDRTTMLYFYQQVRSDYMQQYASKVSDGMALQLGCLEIRRFYKDMNSNGLEKKSNFELLEKDVGLDLFFPRELIDSMKLKQLRKMIQQTFQGYSTLKQDECVAKFFSTLAQCYSFTQESFACQLVHGWSITIDLVIGPEGISQQNENSTPVCLAAFSQVRSISCSAGSDGRALLTVHIEGAQQPLSVNTPSLAVAENMADLIDGYCRLDSGAEGSLIVRPSQGRDAQRLKLPDIPKHRDPSAPDRDSDIYAEIPESSALSGDKHRISRDDVVVGQILGEGFFGEVHDGEYKSPTGEKIRVAIKTCKECSADVKEKFLSEAGLMKHLDHPHIVRLIGVIEVDPVWIVMELYEHGELGHYLMTQQYMLTGPTLILYSLQICKALAYLDGLNMVHRDIAVRNVLVKSADCVKLGDFGLSRYIDEQEYYKASVSRLPIKWMAPESINFRRFTAASDVWMFGVCVWEIFSMAQQPFSWLENGQVIHQLESGVRLPKPQFCPPTVYSLLARCWAYEPHARPGFSQLVCSLSDIHRMESEQHLKPNRSRSNPSLLDSNFTDPPPKPTRIQGNTLPRDMHIQAADRDSRPVWEKERAHVEDTLQRQRFEMLQDKQWLEKEERQLDPVVRLDSQIKPPEKSLENGPPEKPPMPPPVAQPRPTAELDRSGDQVYTGVMVMVKQVVQLKNAVSTLSASEYPNAVKAVGVTLRSLIQSVDEILPSLHCSVTTEIEGTKKLLNKDLGELINKMRLAQQNSVTTLKEECQRQMLAAAHTLALDCKNLLDAVDQARVRANLAKPRAESQDSGDSGE, encoded by the exons ATGTCTCTGAGCAgtagtggagtgtgtgtgtggtgtgtgtgtgtgatgtcaggagACACAAGCACCCTGTCCTGGAGGAGCATGTCTCCCACCAGCCGCTCAGATTCCTTGGATTTTTCTCCCACGGCAACTGTCGCCAGGGACAACATCCTCCAGGTGAAGATCATCAAAGTGTGTTTCCTTAGCAACAGCTCCAACCTGGGCAAGAACTTCAAACTGGTCCGGTGTGAGGAGGGCTGGGCTGTCAAG GATATCATTCATGTGGTGCTGTGCAGTGGTTGTGTGGGTCCAGAGATAAAACACAGCCTGTGTTACagcctcctcctcaaacacctCAAGTCCTCAGAGAAACACTGGCTGCACCCAGACCTGACAGTGTCCGAACTCACTCAGCGTTACGAACAACAGCACCTGGAGGCCGAGTGGAG ATATGACCTGAGGCTCAGATACATCCCATCAGACTTCATGGAGAAATTCAAAGAGGACAGAACCACTATGCTTTACTTTTATCAGCAG GTACGAAGTGACTACATGCAGCAGTATGCTTCAAAGGTCAGTGATGGGATGGCGCTGCAGCTCGGTTGTCTGGAGATTAG GAGATTCTACAAAGACATGAATTCAAACGGACTGGAGAAAAAGTCCAACTTTGAACTATTAGA GAAGGATGTCGGGCTGGACCTGTTCTTTCCCAGAGAGCTGATTGACAGCATGAAG ctcAAGCAGTTGCGTAAGATGATCCAGCAGACGTTTCAGGGCTACTCCACGCTGAAGCAGGACGAGTGCGTGGCCAAGTTCTTCAGCACTTTGGCCCAGTGCTACAGCTTCACACAGGAGAGCTTCGCCTGCCAGCTGGTG CATGGCTGGAGTATAACAATAGACCTGGTCATTGGCCCTGAAGGCATCAGTCAGCAGAATGAGAACTCAACC CCCGTCTGTCTGGCTGCATTCTCTCAGGTGCGCAGCATCTCCTGCTCTGCAGGGAGCGACGGTCGAGCCCTGCTCACTGTGCACATAGAGGGAGCCCAGCAG CCACTGTCTGTGAACACCCCCTCCCTGGCTGTAGCCGAGAACATGGCCGACCTGATTGACGGCTACTGTCGCCTGGACAGCGGCGCTGAGGGCTCCCTCATTGTCAGACCCAGCCAAG gCAGAGACGCACAGAGACTGAAACTTCCTGACATCCCTAAACA CCGTGATCCCAGTGCTCCTGATAGAG ACTCTGATATTTATGCTGAGATTCCAGAAAGCAGCGCATTGTCTGGTG acaAACACAGGATATCCAGAGATGACGTTGTTGTGGGTCAGATCTTGGGTGAGGGATTCTTTGGAGAGGTTCATGACGGAGAATATAAAAGCCCT acggGGGAGAAGATCCGCGTAGCTATCAAAACATGTAAAGAATGTTCAGCGGATGTAAAAGAGAAGTTCCTCAGTGAAGCTG GCTTGATGAAACACCTGGATCACCCCCACATCGTGCGTCTCATCGGGGTCATTGAGGTCGATCCTGTCTGGATCGTCATGGAGCTCTATGAACATGGAGAG TTGGGTCACTACCTCATGACGCAGCAGTACATGCTGACCGGACCAACGTTGATCCTGTACAGTCTACAAATCTGCAAAGCCTTGGCTTACCTGGACGGCCTCAACATGGTGCACAG agaTATAGCTGTGAGAAATGTCTTGGTGAAGTCGGCCGACTGTGTCAAGCTGGGAGACTTTGGGCTGTCACGCTACATTGATGAACAAGAGTATTAtaaag CCTCAGTCAGTCGATTACCAATCAAATGGATGGCACCAGAATCCATCAACTTCAGACGCTTCACCGCAGCCAGCGACGTGTGGATGTTTG gtgtgtgtgtgtgggagatcTTCTCAATGGCCCAGCAGCCGTTCTCTTGGCTGGAGAACGGGCAGGTGATCCACCAGCTGGAGTCTGGAGTGCGACTCCCCAAACCGCAGTTCTGTCCACCCACCGTCTACTCCCTGCTCGCTCGCTGCTGGGCCTACGAGCCGCATGCCCGGCCCGGCTTCAGCCAGCTCGTCTGCTCCctcag TGATATCCACAGGATGGAGTCGGAGCAGCATCTCAAGCCAAACAGGTCTCGCTCCAACCCATCATTGTTAGACTCCAACTTCACAGACCCTCCACCCAAG CCAACCAGAATACAAGGCAACACACTTCCTCGGGACATGCACATACag gcagcAGACAGGGATAGCAGGCCAGTGTGGGAGAAAGAGCGAGCGCACGTGGAAGACActttacaaagacaaagattCGAGATGCTACAGGATAAACAGTGGCTGGAGAAAGAGGAACGACAACTG gATCCTGTTGTGCGACTGGATTCACAAATAAAG CCCCCTGAAAAAAGCCTGGAAAATG GTCCTCCAGAGAAGCCCCCAATGCCTCCTCCAGTCGCACAG CCTCGCCCCACAGCTGAGCTGGACCGATCGGGGGACCAGGTGTACACCGGCGTCATGGTGATGGTGAAACAGGTGGTTCAGCTGAAGAATGCTGTCAGCACACTGTCTGCCTCCGAGTACCCCAACGCTGTCAAG GCGGTTGGTGTCACCCTGCGTAGCCTGATCCAGAGTGTTGATGAGATCCTGCCCTCTCTGCACTGCTCTGTCACCACAGAG ATCGAGGGCACAAAGAAGCTGCTGAACAAGGACTTAGGCGAGCTGATCAATAAGATGCGACTCGCCCAGCAGAACTCTGTGACGACGCTGAAGGAGGAGTGCCAGCGGCAGATGCTGGCAGCCGCTCACACTCTCGCACTCGACTGCAAGAACCTGCTGGATGCCGTGGACCAGGCTCGGGTCCGGGCCAACTTGGCCAAGCCCAGAGCAGAATCACAAGACTCAGGAGATTCAGGGGAATGA
- the LOC118103138 gene encoding inosine-uridine preferring nucleoside hydrolase: protein MKKLIMDVDTGVDDAQAIMMALAAPGVEILGITCCHGNTPLENVLKNTLRVLKVCNRLDVPVYRGCAEPLVAHKRHAGDFHGKDGLGDAPDPDAPGLEAVQKEKAAEAIIKMVNDNPGEVSLVAMAPLTNLAMAVKLDPSLPEKLKALYIMGGNTESRGNTTVCGEFNFVADSEAAYVVLDRYTCPTYIATWEFSCRSSLPWSFVDTWLAQDTDKARFMERISSLTRKMVQTERYQKELVSGTEFNSCDTYAVAAAIDDTLLTESEQVAVTVELQGTYTRGMMVLDYMDLLKKKHKAFIMKTVDLEKFKQMLMNALK, encoded by the exons ATGAAGAAGTTGATCATGGATGTGGACACAGGGGTGGATGATGCTCAGGCCATCATGATGGCCCTCGCAGCACCTGGTGTGGAGATCCTGGGCATCACGTGCTGCCACGGCAACACACCCCTGGAGAACGTGCTCAAGAACACGCTGCGCGTCCTGAAAGTCTGCAACAGGCTGGAT GTGCCAGTGTACCGAGGCTGTGCTGAGCCCCTTGTGGCTCATAAACGCCACGCTGGAGATTTCCACGGGAAGGACGGACTGGGCGATGCCCCGGATCCAGACGCTCCAGGTCTGGAAGCGGTGCAGAAGGAAAAAGCTGCGGAGGCCATAATCAAGATGGTCAATGACAACCCAGGAGAG GTGAGTCTTGTTGCCATGGCGCCCCTCACTAACCTGGCCATGGCGGTGAAGCTGGACCCCTCCCTCCCCGAGAAGCTGAAGGCCCTCTACATCATGGGAGGAAACACTGAGT ccaggGGTAACACCACAGTGTGTGGAGAGTTTAACTTTGTGGCCGACTCTGAAGCTGCCTACGTCGTGTTGGACCGCTACACCTGCCCCACCTACATCGCCACCTGGGagttcagctgcaggagcagtcTGCCGTGG TCCTTCGTTGACACTTGGCTGGCCCAAGACACAGACAAGGCTCGTTTCATGGAGAGGATTTCCTCCTTAACCAGGAAG ATGGTCCAGACAGAGCGGTATCAAAAGGAGCTGGTGTCAGGAACTGAGTTTAACTCCTGTGACACCTACGCAGTGGCTGCAGCCATCGACGACACCCTGCTGACAGAAAGCGAACAG GTGGCAGTGACGGTGGAGCTGCAGGGGACCTACACCCGAGGCATGATGGTGCTGGACTACATGGACCtgctgaagaagaaacacaaggCGTTCATCATGAAGACCGTCGACTTGGAGAAGTTCAAGCAAATGTTGATGAATGCGTTGAAGTAG